In the genome of Pempheris klunzingeri isolate RE-2024b chromosome 11, fPemKlu1.hap1, whole genome shotgun sequence, one region contains:
- the rad51c gene encoding DNA repair protein RAD51 homolog 3, whose translation MQRSVSSLSLSPGLKVKLVTAGFQFTADLQPLRPLQLSKEAGLSQQEALEVLQAVRRQGGGDDGGGGAASASLTALELLQKEEELRSIVTFSSQLDAALGGGLPVGKTTEVCGAPGVGKTQLCLQLAVDVQVPQCFGGVGGQVVYIDTEGSFLLPRVIDIATAAIRHCSLLVEDEEQRVTMTTFTLETILANMFLVRCHDYVELLAELHLLPDFLSEHPRVRLLVIDSVAFPFRQHFDNLSQRTRLLNGLAQQLIAMATGHDIAVVMTNQMTTRLQGSQSQLVPALGESWGHAPTIRLFLHWAGARRLATIFKSPGCMDSTVQYQITSEGFRDTDQLEQPQSKRPRTQTDQSVASQRDVGC comes from the exons ATGCAGAGATCCGTGTCCAGCTTGTCTCTGAGTCCCGGATTGAAAGTCAAACTGGTCACCGCTGGATTCCAGTTCACCGCAGACCTGCAGCCTCTCAGACCGCTGCAGCTCAGCAAAG AGGCCGGTCTGTCCCAGCAGGAGGCGCTGGAAGTGCTGCAGGCTGTGAGGAGACAGGGGGGAGGAGatgatgggggaggaggagcagcgtCGGCCTCTCTGACGGCTCTGGAGCtcctgcagaaggaggaggagctgaggagcaTCGTGACCTTCTCCTCTCAGCTGGACGCCGCTCTGGGAGGAGGACTTCCTGTCGGGAAAACCACCGAAGTCTGTGGAGCTCCGGGAGTcggaaaaacacagctgtg CCTGCAGCTGGCCGTGGACGTTCAGGTCCCTCAATGCTTTGGGGGGGTCGGAGGTCAGGTGGTCTACATCGACACAGAGGGCAGCTTCTTGCTTCCGAGAGTCATCGACATCGCCACCGCTGCCATCCGACACTGCTCCTTATTAGTTGAAGACGAAGAGCAACgagtcaccatgacaaccttCACCTTGGAAACCATCCTAGCCAACATGTTTCTG GTGCGTTGCCATGACTACGTGGAATTGCTGGCAGAGCTCCACCTgctgcctgacttcctgtctgagcaCCCGAGGGTCCGCCTCCTGGTGATAGACAGCGTGGCATTCCCGTTCCGGCAGCATTTTGACAATCTATCGCAGAGAACACGCCTCCTCAATGGCCTTGCCCAGCAGCTCATCGCCATGGCAACTGGCCACGACATCGCTGTGGTGATGACCAACCAGATGACCACTCGGCTGCAgggcagccaatcacagctggtCCCCGCCCTCGGAGAGAGCTGGGGCCACGCCCCCACCATCAGACTCTTCCTACACTGGGCGGGGGCACGGCGGCTGGCAACCATATTTAAATCTCCAGGTTGCATGGACTCCACCGTCCAATACCAGATCACATCTGAGGGATTCAGAGACACTGACCAATTAGAGCAGCCGCAGAGCAAACGGCCCCGAACTCAAACCGACCAATCAGTTGCCAGCCAGAGGGATGTTGGCTGCTGA
- the abt1 gene encoding activator of basal transcription 1: protein MERQEEDEEERKTTAQTEEDEEERKTTAQTEEEEEDGEEEGVRESGTDEDDDQDSDGDDEQKNKDIHVGDGNDDDDDDGGGKDTAGMKKTKHRGTSCPDRKCVPGILYLGHIPPRFRPKHLRNLLSPFGEIGRIFLQPEDGPVRRRKRKSGLRRCDFTEGWVEFRDKRVAKRVAASLHNTPMGTRKRQRFSSDLWSMKYLHRFQWTHLSERLAYEQTVLQQRLRTEVSQAKRETNFYLNNVEKSAHLRRKRQRDGQQVEERTWDFTQRQTEEEIQMKKKRKDSITQKHLDKTRLIQQKSQSNVSLLAKIFNSNTSE, encoded by the exons atggagagacaagaggaagacgaggaggagaggaagactacagctcagacagaggaagacgaggaggagaggaagactacagctcagacagaggaggaggaggaggacggtgaggaggagggagtgagagaaagtggtactgatgaagatgatgatcaAGACTcagatggtgatgatgagcaGAAGAACAAAGACATACATGTAggtgatggtaatgatgatgatgatgatgatggtggtggtaaAGATACTGCTGGGATGAAGAAGACCAAACACAGAGGGACTTCCTGtccagacaggaagtgtgtccCAGGGATCCTCTACCTGGGACACATCCCTCCGAGGTTCCGACCAAAACACCTGAGGAACCTGCTGTCGCCGTTCGGAGAGATTGGACGCATCTTCCTCCAGCCAGAAG ACGGCCCGgtaaggaggaggaagaggaagtctGGGCTGCGGAGGTGTGACTTTACTGAAGGATGGGTGGAGTTTAGAGATAAACGAGTGGCGAAGAGAGTGGCAGCGTCTCTCCATAACACACCGATGGGAACCAGGAAACGCCAGCGGTTCTCCTCCGACCTCTGGTCCATGAAG tACCTGCACAGATTCCAGTGGACTCACCTGAGCGAGCGGCTGGCCTATGAGCAGACGGTCCTGCAGCAGAGACTCAGGACTGAAGTGTCTCaggcaaagagagaaacaaacttCTACCTGAACAACGTGGAGAAGAGTGCtcacctgaggaggaagaggcagagagacgggCAGCAG gtggaggagaggacgTGGGACTTCACTCAGCGTCAGACGGAGGAGGAGAtccagatgaagaagaagaggaaagactCCATTACCCAGAAGCACCTGGATAAGACCCGCCTCATACAGCAGAAGAGCCAATCAAATGTCTCACTGCTGGCCAAGATTTTCAACTCCAACACATCAGAGTGA